A region of Paramormyrops kingsleyae isolate MSU_618 chromosome 17, PKINGS_0.4, whole genome shotgun sequence DNA encodes the following proteins:
- the LOC111851340 gene encoding rho guanine nucleotide exchange factor 12-like isoform X1 produces the protein MNLFNDNAMSHFREIEKGTKAAVIGTGSILNQDHLSDQRSLHLDSTGLVQRCVIIQRDDNGFGLTVSGDNPVFVQLVKEDGAAMRAGVQKGDRIIKVNGTLVTHSNHLEVVKLIKSGSYAALTVLGRPPGSPQIPLSEGETGAGTPLAPLHPSGKVAGEHDSWDRDAASKLLRAQPGLADGPNPREPLESSPGITPRNSLGSCPSPDPEDVSDQNSHSNSGSPCLRPVTQIIGAEDDYFEAEQEQINGQCSCFQSIELLKSRPAHLAVFLHHVFSQFDPAPLLCYLYAELYKHTNSKETRRIFMELHSFFMERGANLKVSVPESISSELDRRRPELLPEELHRQYVQTLQDSLLPEVQRHLDDFRQKRCMGLTLAEGDLARLDVEQDREQNREQNRGPLERERLCAESIVCKVEDVLLTSQLAEEEKCATMQYVLLSYMKYLGVKVKEPRGLEPKRTRINFLPKIKQKRVEKETEDKGKSRLLHSILGGPPRKPGPSSGRVSDPFKPRPLKQPYQSSFSVPEMPEASQLMRQRGGQFSESAESPTIPAFPSQSISFEGGDSVPGEPSVPYSPTQCNFSPCNQDQLQEDDRESDRNQDGGTPNPVRKMDTTGPAEVESEDDQGGEVSSEPDPPNWQHLVGKEVLDGLTPHEIKRQEVINELFHTERAHLHMLRVMDSVFYQKLSRDAILPPADIKSIFANLQEIIQLHVSIIEQMTAIRKEKVSVIDHVGDVLLSWFSGAEEEKMKQAGGTFCSNQPFALELIKSRQKKEQRFAAAMQEAESSPLCRRLQLKDIIPAEMQRLTKYPLLLENIAKYTEDPEEREKVRRASECCRQILNHVNQAVKEAENKQRLEDYQRRLDVSSLKQNESPMVLELKNLDLTKRKMVHEGCLSWKVNKDKTIELYTLLLEDILVLLQKQDDRLVLRCHSKNTKHIFSPVIKLSTVLVRSVATDNRSFFVLSMSENGAQIYELMAQSVSEKKIWQCQITQAADAMKAKPHTVIPLPQADEVRDAAEIMSTSKLPPDPSFPGTTHSAERDAEFSPASGPNHFDGIKLMEGEMEDEEESFLVLADRLAALQPRSRTRVTRVDGEVDVPVLPSRAEEALKSLAALRQLLVLQLSQEGSRGAGLQRTTSLRLRPTPSSAFTHNGRAEGGQEVAPAEPSFPETSEDSGYLVLAGFDDLTESSTDYEDPLWRESVDQEPRLASMSPGGSTDPVRQVLAHLRALQVNLYQLKDMERKYHRLQQKAQRASAETDENEDKG, from the exons atgaatctgtttaacgacaatgcaatgtcacatttccgcgaaatcgaaaaggggacaaaagcagctgtcattgg gactGGTAGCATCCTCAACCAAGACCACCTATCTGACCAGAGGTCTCTGCACTTAGATTCTACAG GGCTGGTGCAGAGATGTGTGATCATCCAGAGGGACGACAATGGCTTCGGCCTCACAGTCAGCGGCGACAACCCCGTGTTCGTGCAGCTCGTCAAAGAAG ATGGCGCAGCAATGCGTGCCGGTGTGCAGAAAGGAGACCGTATTATTAAG GTCAATGGGACATTAGTGACGCATTCGAACCATTTGGAGGTGGTGAAGCTCATCAAAT CTGGGTCGTACGCAGCCCTCACCGTCCTGGGGAGGCCCCCTGGTTCTCCTCAGATCCCCCTTTCCGAAGGTGAGACCGGGGCGGGGACCCCTCTggcccccctccacccctctGGAAAGGTGGCAGGAGAGCATGATTCCTGGGACCGGGATGCCGCCTCGAAACTGCTGCGG GCTCAGCCAGGCCTGGCAGATGGTCCGAACCCAAGGGAGCCCCTAGAGAGCAGCCCAGGGATAACGCCCAGAAACAGCCTGGGCTCCTGCCCCTCCCCAGACCCCGAGGATGTCTCTGACCAG AACTCCCACTCCAATTCAGGAAGCCCTTGCTTGCGGCCAGTCACACAGATCATCGGTGCTGAAGATGACTACTTTGAAGCAGAACAGGAGCAG ATCAATGGCCAGTGCAGCTGCTTCCAGAGCATTGAGCTGCTCAAATCCCGGCCTGCCCACCTGGCGGTCTTCCTCCACCACGTCTTCTCCCAGTTTGACCCCGCCCCCCTG CTGTGCTACCTCTACGCCGAGCTGTACAAGCACACCAACTCCAAAGAGACCCGCCGCATCTTTATGGAGCTGCACTCATTCTTCATGGAGCGAGGGGCG AATCTGAAAGTCTCTGTGCCAGAGTCCATCTCCTCTGAGCTTG ATCGCAGGAGGCCTGAGCTTCTCCCCGAGGAGCTACACAGGCAGTATGTGCAGACACTGCAGGACTCACTGCTGCCTGAAGTACAGAGACACCTGGATGACTTCAG GCAGAAGCGCTGCATGGGCCTGACGCTGGCCGAGGGGGATCTGGCTCGGCTCGATGTGGAGCAGGACCGGGAACAGAACCGGGAACAGAACCGGGGGCCACTGGAGCGCGAGCGGCTCTGTGCCGAGAGCATTGTCTGCAAGGTCGAGGACGTGCT CCTGACGTCGCAGCTGGCGGAGGAGGAGAAGTG TGCCACCATGCAGTACGTGCTGCTCAGCTATATGAAGTATCTCGGCGTGAAGGTGAAGGAACCGCGAGGCCTGGAGCCCAAGCGTACACGCATCAACTTTCTCCCCAAGATTAAG CAGAAGAGGGTGGAAAAAGAGACGGAAGACAAGGGCAAATCGAGGCTTCTTCACAGCATCCTTGGCGGACCCCCACGCAAGCCTGGACCATCCA GCGGTCGTGTCTCGGACCCAtttaagccccgcccccttaaGCAGCCGTACCAGAGCTCTTTCTCGGTTCCTGAAATGCCCGAAGCCTCCCAGCTGATGCGGCAGCGGGGGGGGCAATTCTCCGAGAGCGCCGAGTCCCCCACCATTCCTGCTTTCCCATCACAGTCGATCAGTTTCGAGGGGGGAGATTCTG TGCCTGGGGAGCCCAGTGTTCCCTACAGCCCCACGCAGTGCAATTTCAGCCCCTGTAACCAGGATCAGCTGCAGGAGGATGACCGGGAGAGTGACAG GAACCAGGATGGAGGAACTCCCAATCCAGTCAGAAA GATGGACACTACAGGACCCGCTGAGGTTGAAAGTGAGGATGACCAGGGGGGCGAGGTCAGCTCTGAGCCCGACCCCCCAAACTGGCAGCATCTGGTAGGGAAGGAGGTGCTAGATGGGCTGACTCCACACGAGATCAAGAGGCAGGAAGTCATCAATG AGCTGTTCCACACTGAGCGCGCTCACCTGCACATGCTCAGGGTGATGGACAGCGTGTTCTACCAGAAGCTGAGCAGGGATGCCATACTGCCCCCTGCCGATATCAAGAGCATCTTCGCCAACCTGCAGGAGATCATCCAGCTGCATG TTTCCATCATCGAGCAGATGACAGCCATACGGAAGGAGAAGGTCTCTGTCATCGACCACGTAGGAGATGTGCTGCTGTCTTGG TTCAGCGGCGCTGAGGAAGAGAAGATGAAGCAGGCCGGCGGAACCTTCTGCAGTAACCAGCCCTTCGCTCTGGAGCTCATCAAAAGCCGGCAGAAGAAGGAGCAGCGCTTCGCAGCCGCCATGCAG GAGGCCGAGAGCAGTCCGCTGTGCCGCAGGCTACAGCTGAAGGACATCATCCCCGCGGAGATGCAGAGGCTCACCAAATACCCGCTGCTGTTGGAAAACATCGCCAAGTACACAG AGGACCCCGAGGAGAGGGAGAAGGTGCGAAGGGCGAGCGAGTGTTGCCGGCAGATCCTGAACCACGTAAACCAGGCGGTGAAGGAGGCGGAGAACAAGCAG AGGCTGGAGGACTACCAAAGAAGACTGGATGTTTCATCGCTAAAGCAGAATGAGAGTCCCATGGTCTTAGAGCTGAAG AATCTGGACCTCACCAAGAGGAAGATGGTCCACGAGGGATGTCTCTCCTGGAAGGTCAACAAAGACAAGACAATCg AGCTGTACACATTGTTGCTGGAAGACATCCTGGTCCTGCTTCAGAAGCAGGACGATCGCCTTGTGCTTCGATGTCACAGCAAGAACACCAAGCATATTTTCAGCCCTGTCATCAAGCTAAGCACTGTGCTGGTTCGCTCTGTGGCCACAG ACAACAGGTCCTTCTTTGTACTCTCCATGTCGGAAAACGGAGCCCAGATCTATGAGCTGATGGCTCAGTCCGTGTCGGAGAAAAAGAT ATGGCAGTGTCAGATCACTCAGGCAGCAGATGCCATGAAAGCAAAACCACACACGGTCATTCCTTTACCTCAGGCAGA TGAAGTCCGGGATGCAGCTGAGATCATGAGCACCAGCAAACTGCCCCCTGACCCCAGCTTCCCTGGGACTACCCACTCAGCAG AGAGAGATGCCGAATTTTCACCCGCTTCTGGTCCCAACCACTTTGATGGGATCAAGCTGATGGAGGGAGAGatggaggacgaggaggagTCCTTCTTGGTTCTTGCCGACAGGCTGGCCGCCCTGCAGCCCAGGTCACGCACGCGTGTCACACGTGTGGACGGGGAGGTTGACGTGCCCGTGTTACCCTCCAGGGCCGAGGAAGCCTTGAAGAGCT TGGCCGCACTGAGGCAGCTACTGGTCCTGCAGCTGTCGCAGGAAGGTAGCAGGGGGGCGGGTCTCCAAAGGACCACCTCCCTACGGCTCCGACCCACACCATCCTCGGCCTTCACCCATAATGGCAGGGCGGAGGGGGGCCAGGAGGTGGCCCCGGCGGAGCCGAGCTTTCCGGAGACTTCAGAGGACT CAGGTTACCTGGTCCTGGCAGGTTTCGATGATCTGACTGAGAGCAGCACAGACTACGAGGACCCCCTGTGGCGCGAGTCAGTGGATCAGGAGCCTCGGTTGGCCTCCATGTCACCAGGGGGCTCCACTGACCCTGTGCGGCAGGTGTTGGCTCACCTGCGTGCTCTGCAGGTTAACCTGTATCAGTTGAAG GACATGGAGAGGAAGTATCACAGACTGCAGCAGAAAGCGCAGAGAGCATCAGCTGAGACAGACGAGAACGAAG ATAAGGGTTAG
- the LOC111851340 gene encoding rho guanine nucleotide exchange factor 12-like isoform X5, translating to MECGTGSILNQDHLSDQRSLHLDSTGLVQRCVIIQRDDNGFGLTVSGDNPVFVQLVKEDGAAMRAGVQKGDRIIKVNGTLVTHSNHLEVVKLIKSGSYAALTVLGRPPGSPQIPLSEGETGAGTPLAPLHPSGKVAGEHDSWDRDAASKLLRAQPGLADGPNPREPLESSPGITPRNSLGSCPSPDPEDVSDQNSHSNSGSPCLRPVTQIIGAEDDYFEAEQEQINGQCSCFQSIELLKSRPAHLAVFLHHVFSQFDPAPLLCYLYAELYKHTNSKETRRIFMELHSFFMERGANLKVSVPESISSELDRRRPELLPEELHRQYVQTLQDSLLPEVQRHLDDFRQKRCMGLTLAEGDLARLDVEQDREQNREQNRGPLERERLCAESIVCKVEDVLLTSQLAEEEKCATMQYVLLSYMKYLGVKVKEPRGLEPKRTRINFLPKIKQKRVEKETEDKGKSRLLHSILGGPPRKPGPSSGRVSDPFKPRPLKQPYQSSFSVPEMPEASQLMRQRGGQFSESAESPTIPAFPSQSISFEGGDSVPGEPSVPYSPTQCNFSPCNQDQLQEDDRESDRNQDGGTPNPVRKMDTTGPAEVESEDDQGGEVSSEPDPPNWQHLVGKEVLDGLTPHEIKRQEVINELFHTERAHLHMLRVMDSVFYQKLSRDAILPPADIKSIFANLQEIIQLHVSIIEQMTAIRKEKVSVIDHVGDVLLSWFSGAEEEKMKQAGGTFCSNQPFALELIKSRQKKEQRFAAAMQEAESSPLCRRLQLKDIIPAEMQRLTKYPLLLENIAKYTEDPEEREKVRRASECCRQILNHVNQAVKEAENKQRLEDYQRRLDVSSLKQNESPMVLELKNLDLTKRKMVHEGCLSWKVNKDKTIELYTLLLEDILVLLQKQDDRLVLRCHSKNTKHIFSPVIKLSTVLVRSVATDNRSFFVLSMSENGAQIYELMAQSVSEKKIWQCQITQAADAMKAKPHTVIPLPQADEVRDAAEIMSTSKLPPDPSFPGTTHSAERDAEFSPASGPNHFDGIKLMEGEMEDEEESFLVLADRLAALQPRSRTRVTRVDGEVDVPVLPSRAEEALKSLAALRQLLVLQLSQEGSRGAGLQRTTSLRLRPTPSSAFTHNGRAEGGQEVAPAEPSFPETSEDSGYLVLAGFDDLTESSTDYEDPLWRESVDQEPRLASMSPGGSTDPVRQVLAHLRALQVNLYQLKDMERKYHRLQQKAQRASAETDENEDKG from the exons ATGGAATGCGG gactGGTAGCATCCTCAACCAAGACCACCTATCTGACCAGAGGTCTCTGCACTTAGATTCTACAG GGCTGGTGCAGAGATGTGTGATCATCCAGAGGGACGACAATGGCTTCGGCCTCACAGTCAGCGGCGACAACCCCGTGTTCGTGCAGCTCGTCAAAGAAG ATGGCGCAGCAATGCGTGCCGGTGTGCAGAAAGGAGACCGTATTATTAAG GTCAATGGGACATTAGTGACGCATTCGAACCATTTGGAGGTGGTGAAGCTCATCAAAT CTGGGTCGTACGCAGCCCTCACCGTCCTGGGGAGGCCCCCTGGTTCTCCTCAGATCCCCCTTTCCGAAGGTGAGACCGGGGCGGGGACCCCTCTggcccccctccacccctctGGAAAGGTGGCAGGAGAGCATGATTCCTGGGACCGGGATGCCGCCTCGAAACTGCTGCGG GCTCAGCCAGGCCTGGCAGATGGTCCGAACCCAAGGGAGCCCCTAGAGAGCAGCCCAGGGATAACGCCCAGAAACAGCCTGGGCTCCTGCCCCTCCCCAGACCCCGAGGATGTCTCTGACCAG AACTCCCACTCCAATTCAGGAAGCCCTTGCTTGCGGCCAGTCACACAGATCATCGGTGCTGAAGATGACTACTTTGAAGCAGAACAGGAGCAG ATCAATGGCCAGTGCAGCTGCTTCCAGAGCATTGAGCTGCTCAAATCCCGGCCTGCCCACCTGGCGGTCTTCCTCCACCACGTCTTCTCCCAGTTTGACCCCGCCCCCCTG CTGTGCTACCTCTACGCCGAGCTGTACAAGCACACCAACTCCAAAGAGACCCGCCGCATCTTTATGGAGCTGCACTCATTCTTCATGGAGCGAGGGGCG AATCTGAAAGTCTCTGTGCCAGAGTCCATCTCCTCTGAGCTTG ATCGCAGGAGGCCTGAGCTTCTCCCCGAGGAGCTACACAGGCAGTATGTGCAGACACTGCAGGACTCACTGCTGCCTGAAGTACAGAGACACCTGGATGACTTCAG GCAGAAGCGCTGCATGGGCCTGACGCTGGCCGAGGGGGATCTGGCTCGGCTCGATGTGGAGCAGGACCGGGAACAGAACCGGGAACAGAACCGGGGGCCACTGGAGCGCGAGCGGCTCTGTGCCGAGAGCATTGTCTGCAAGGTCGAGGACGTGCT CCTGACGTCGCAGCTGGCGGAGGAGGAGAAGTG TGCCACCATGCAGTACGTGCTGCTCAGCTATATGAAGTATCTCGGCGTGAAGGTGAAGGAACCGCGAGGCCTGGAGCCCAAGCGTACACGCATCAACTTTCTCCCCAAGATTAAG CAGAAGAGGGTGGAAAAAGAGACGGAAGACAAGGGCAAATCGAGGCTTCTTCACAGCATCCTTGGCGGACCCCCACGCAAGCCTGGACCATCCA GCGGTCGTGTCTCGGACCCAtttaagccccgcccccttaaGCAGCCGTACCAGAGCTCTTTCTCGGTTCCTGAAATGCCCGAAGCCTCCCAGCTGATGCGGCAGCGGGGGGGGCAATTCTCCGAGAGCGCCGAGTCCCCCACCATTCCTGCTTTCCCATCACAGTCGATCAGTTTCGAGGGGGGAGATTCTG TGCCTGGGGAGCCCAGTGTTCCCTACAGCCCCACGCAGTGCAATTTCAGCCCCTGTAACCAGGATCAGCTGCAGGAGGATGACCGGGAGAGTGACAG GAACCAGGATGGAGGAACTCCCAATCCAGTCAGAAA GATGGACACTACAGGACCCGCTGAGGTTGAAAGTGAGGATGACCAGGGGGGCGAGGTCAGCTCTGAGCCCGACCCCCCAAACTGGCAGCATCTGGTAGGGAAGGAGGTGCTAGATGGGCTGACTCCACACGAGATCAAGAGGCAGGAAGTCATCAATG AGCTGTTCCACACTGAGCGCGCTCACCTGCACATGCTCAGGGTGATGGACAGCGTGTTCTACCAGAAGCTGAGCAGGGATGCCATACTGCCCCCTGCCGATATCAAGAGCATCTTCGCCAACCTGCAGGAGATCATCCAGCTGCATG TTTCCATCATCGAGCAGATGACAGCCATACGGAAGGAGAAGGTCTCTGTCATCGACCACGTAGGAGATGTGCTGCTGTCTTGG TTCAGCGGCGCTGAGGAAGAGAAGATGAAGCAGGCCGGCGGAACCTTCTGCAGTAACCAGCCCTTCGCTCTGGAGCTCATCAAAAGCCGGCAGAAGAAGGAGCAGCGCTTCGCAGCCGCCATGCAG GAGGCCGAGAGCAGTCCGCTGTGCCGCAGGCTACAGCTGAAGGACATCATCCCCGCGGAGATGCAGAGGCTCACCAAATACCCGCTGCTGTTGGAAAACATCGCCAAGTACACAG AGGACCCCGAGGAGAGGGAGAAGGTGCGAAGGGCGAGCGAGTGTTGCCGGCAGATCCTGAACCACGTAAACCAGGCGGTGAAGGAGGCGGAGAACAAGCAG AGGCTGGAGGACTACCAAAGAAGACTGGATGTTTCATCGCTAAAGCAGAATGAGAGTCCCATGGTCTTAGAGCTGAAG AATCTGGACCTCACCAAGAGGAAGATGGTCCACGAGGGATGTCTCTCCTGGAAGGTCAACAAAGACAAGACAATCg AGCTGTACACATTGTTGCTGGAAGACATCCTGGTCCTGCTTCAGAAGCAGGACGATCGCCTTGTGCTTCGATGTCACAGCAAGAACACCAAGCATATTTTCAGCCCTGTCATCAAGCTAAGCACTGTGCTGGTTCGCTCTGTGGCCACAG ACAACAGGTCCTTCTTTGTACTCTCCATGTCGGAAAACGGAGCCCAGATCTATGAGCTGATGGCTCAGTCCGTGTCGGAGAAAAAGAT ATGGCAGTGTCAGATCACTCAGGCAGCAGATGCCATGAAAGCAAAACCACACACGGTCATTCCTTTACCTCAGGCAGA TGAAGTCCGGGATGCAGCTGAGATCATGAGCACCAGCAAACTGCCCCCTGACCCCAGCTTCCCTGGGACTACCCACTCAGCAG AGAGAGATGCCGAATTTTCACCCGCTTCTGGTCCCAACCACTTTGATGGGATCAAGCTGATGGAGGGAGAGatggaggacgaggaggagTCCTTCTTGGTTCTTGCCGACAGGCTGGCCGCCCTGCAGCCCAGGTCACGCACGCGTGTCACACGTGTGGACGGGGAGGTTGACGTGCCCGTGTTACCCTCCAGGGCCGAGGAAGCCTTGAAGAGCT TGGCCGCACTGAGGCAGCTACTGGTCCTGCAGCTGTCGCAGGAAGGTAGCAGGGGGGCGGGTCTCCAAAGGACCACCTCCCTACGGCTCCGACCCACACCATCCTCGGCCTTCACCCATAATGGCAGGGCGGAGGGGGGCCAGGAGGTGGCCCCGGCGGAGCCGAGCTTTCCGGAGACTTCAGAGGACT CAGGTTACCTGGTCCTGGCAGGTTTCGATGATCTGACTGAGAGCAGCACAGACTACGAGGACCCCCTGTGGCGCGAGTCAGTGGATCAGGAGCCTCGGTTGGCCTCCATGTCACCAGGGGGCTCCACTGACCCTGTGCGGCAGGTGTTGGCTCACCTGCGTGCTCTGCAGGTTAACCTGTATCAGTTGAAG GACATGGAGAGGAAGTATCACAGACTGCAGCAGAAAGCGCAGAGAGCATCAGCTGAGACAGACGAGAACGAAG ATAAGGGTTAG